Proteins encoded together in one Lathyrus oleraceus cultivar Zhongwan6 chromosome 5, CAAS_Psat_ZW6_1.0, whole genome shotgun sequence window:
- the LOC127085712 gene encoding dirigent protein 11, with amino-acid sequence MSLSHSFMFLFSITLMISTQLLTTANGIFSQESNIILPSEKQKTEKVTHIHFYYHDIRNNENPTMIQIVDTPKNVANGFGSVFMMDDAMTEGPELSSKRIGRAQGLIGLSSLHDIAEFLLINLVFDEGSYAGSTLSMLGRNPISKQNRETSIVGGTGVFRFARGFSIANSVNSISTPQHYIVEYNVTVYHP; translated from the coding sequence ATGTCTCTTTCACATAGTTTCATGTTTCTCTTCTCCATCACACTCATGATTTCCACACAGTTATTAACAACTGCAAATGGAATTTTCTCACAAGAATCCAACATCATATTACCCTCCGAAAAAcaaaaaacagaaaaagtaaCACACATCCACTTCTACTACCATGACATCAGGAACAACGAAAACCCTACCATGATACAAATCGTTGACACACCAAAAAACGTGGCTAATGGATTTGGTTCAGTTTTTATGATGGATGATGCAATGACAGAAGGACCAGAGTTAAGTTCAAAGCGCATAGGAAGAGCTCAAGGGCTAATAGGTCTTTCTTCACTTCATGATATCGCTGAGTTTTTGCTGATAAATTTAGTTTTTGATGAAGGGAGTTATGCTGGAAGCACTCTAAGCATGTTGGGTCGGAACCCTATTTCAAAACAAAATAGAGAAACAAGTATTGTTGGTGGAACTGGTGTTTTTAGGTTTGCTAGAGGCTTTTCTATTGCAAATAGTGTTAACTCCATTTCTACACCTCAACATTATATTGTTGAGTATAACGTTACTGTTTATCATCCCTAG